One segment of Allorhodopirellula heiligendammensis DNA contains the following:
- a CDS encoding sulfatase family protein, translating to MNLIIILAIVVLHGWIFSHNALATSTSPNIVVVLVDDMGYGDPACFNPNSKIATPHLDAIAKSGMRFTDAHAPGPLCHMSRYGLMTGQYPFRTDVSVWPTQPLIVDDQMTIASLAQDQGYHTAMIGKWHLGFREEGYDRALRGGPIDRGFDSFYGIRASTDIPPYFYIRGDRAVEPPTEKILANRTDGWSPIQGAFWREGGIAPNLDLADVLERFTDEATQVITQHAARQANKTAEQNAKQPLMMYLAYPAPHTPWLPSAEFVGKSGAGMYGDFVMMVDAQIGRISQSLRDAGMEENTLLIVTSDNGPVWYDEDRTRFQHDAAGGWRGMKADAWEAGHRMPMIAKWPGRVARGSRSKQLVCFTDFLATFADIFEVTLPDDAGPDSFSFLPALLGNDTPTVTSRQELVMQAGGVRNMMVIRQGKWKLINQLGSGGFSKPKLLPPTADGVTGQLYDLESDPAEIENLFAKHPEVVLRLQSTLNEISRRKRSRLPPPTPSRNPSSN from the coding sequence ATGAACCTGATTATCATCCTGGCCATCGTTGTTTTGCACGGCTGGATCTTCTCCCACAACGCCTTGGCAACCTCGACCTCTCCGAATATCGTCGTGGTGCTCGTCGACGACATGGGGTATGGCGACCCAGCTTGCTTCAATCCCAATTCGAAGATTGCGACTCCGCACCTCGACGCAATTGCAAAGTCAGGAATGCGATTCACCGATGCCCATGCGCCGGGGCCGCTATGTCATATGTCACGCTACGGATTGATGACCGGGCAATATCCGTTTCGCACTGACGTCAGTGTATGGCCAACCCAGCCACTGATCGTCGACGACCAAATGACGATCGCGTCACTTGCTCAAGATCAGGGTTACCACACCGCAATGATTGGGAAATGGCATCTCGGCTTCCGTGAAGAAGGGTACGATCGAGCGCTGCGAGGTGGCCCGATTGACCGTGGATTCGACAGTTTCTATGGAATTCGCGCGTCGACTGATATCCCCCCGTACTTTTACATCCGGGGTGATCGCGCAGTCGAGCCGCCCACCGAAAAGATCCTCGCTAACCGGACCGATGGATGGTCACCGATTCAAGGTGCATTCTGGCGTGAAGGCGGGATTGCTCCCAACCTCGACCTCGCCGATGTCCTTGAGCGATTCACCGACGAAGCGACGCAGGTCATCACGCAACACGCCGCTCGTCAAGCGAACAAGACCGCAGAGCAAAACGCGAAGCAGCCCCTGATGATGTATTTGGCCTATCCCGCGCCTCATACACCCTGGCTGCCGTCAGCGGAATTCGTGGGTAAAAGTGGGGCTGGAATGTACGGAGATTTCGTGATGATGGTCGACGCGCAAATCGGCCGCATCTCGCAATCACTTCGCGACGCGGGGATGGAGGAGAACACGCTTCTCATTGTGACGTCTGATAACGGGCCCGTTTGGTATGATGAGGATAGAACCCGATTTCAACACGACGCTGCGGGCGGCTGGCGTGGTATGAAGGCGGATGCGTGGGAGGCCGGTCACCGAATGCCGATGATCGCAAAATGGCCCGGCCGTGTTGCCCGTGGCAGTCGCAGCAAGCAACTCGTTTGCTTCACCGATTTTCTGGCAACCTTTGCCGATATTTTTGAGGTGACCCTGCCTGACGACGCCGGCCCGGATAGTTTTAGCTTCCTGCCCGCTCTGCTGGGAAATGATACGCCAACAGTGACGTCCCGTCAGGAACTCGTGATGCAGGCAGGAGGTGTACGTAACATGATGGTGATCCGGCAAGGCAAGTGGAAGCTGATCAACCAACTGGGCTCGGGCGGATTCTCAAAACCCAAATTGCTACCACCCACCGCTGACGGCGTCACGGGGCAGCTCTACGATCTCGAGTCGGATCCTGCCGAAATAGAGAACCTTTTCGCCAAACATCCTGAGGTCGTGCTCCGCTTGCAGTCAACTCTGAATGAGATCTCTCGACGTAAACGCAGTCGCTTGCCTCCGCCCACGCCGTCGCGCAACCCGTCGAGTAACTAG
- a CDS encoding thioesterase II family protein produces MTIAHSSPWYRRIGERVDSAETVIWFPHAGGSASPLIRHFRALPPPVNLFAAALPGREGRFAEEMPDSLSQLITILVSELPRLARPPIFVGHSFGALLAYCLAKSCAAQTIGPHRLVTMALASPDQISQRDSIVHLNNRDFAEQLAQRYGGIPPSLRANQEAMELLLPTVRNDLKLLESYQDDQDVVLDIPILAIAGSHDERASAAKMHGWRTRTRGPFAMETLPGDHFFPLTQINRVLQLAMLSHDTSR; encoded by the coding sequence ATGACGATTGCCCATTCTTCGCCCTGGTACCGCCGCATCGGTGAACGAGTCGACTCGGCTGAAACGGTAATATGGTTTCCGCATGCGGGTGGCAGTGCGTCGCCGTTGATACGGCATTTTCGGGCTTTGCCACCCCCCGTCAATCTGTTCGCGGCCGCTTTGCCTGGTCGCGAGGGGCGATTCGCCGAGGAGATGCCAGACTCGTTGTCACAATTGATCACGATTCTTGTTTCAGAACTGCCACGACTCGCTCGGCCTCCCATCTTTGTGGGCCACAGTTTTGGTGCCCTGCTCGCATACTGCCTAGCGAAATCTTGCGCTGCCCAAACCATTGGACCGCATCGCTTAGTGACCATGGCTCTTGCTTCACCAGATCAAATCTCTCAACGAGACTCGATCGTCCATTTGAACAACCGGGACTTTGCCGAACAGCTTGCTCAACGCTATGGGGGCATCCCGCCATCGTTGCGGGCGAACCAAGAAGCCATGGAACTCTTGTTACCGACGGTTCGGAACGACCTGAAACTGTTAGAGTCCTACCAAGACGATCAAGACGTTGTCCTCGATATTCCCATTCTGGCAATCGCGGGATCACACGATGAACGGGCGAGCGCCGCGAAGATGCACGGTTGGCGGACGCGAACCCGCGGACCATTCGCAATGGAGACGCTGCCGGGGGATCACTTCTTTCCACTGACTCAGATTAATCGGGTATTACAATTGGCGATGCTGAGTCACGATACATCGCGTTGA
- a CDS encoding ferritin: MKTKRISNAMETALNEQMNREAYQAQVYLAYASWAEVNGFPGISDFLYGHMEEERKHMFKFLKYINDRGGHARVTAIDAPPSDPKDMGDCLRKALEHEIDNSQKIDEIVHLAHEERDWATFNFGQWFVKEQIEEETLVNDLLDKYNLATGHADGHGQIYEFDRDAASSPQEATLPREEEF, from the coding sequence ATGAAGACGAAACGTATTTCCAATGCGATGGAAACGGCATTGAACGAACAGATGAATCGAGAGGCCTACCAGGCACAGGTTTATCTGGCTTACGCTTCGTGGGCCGAAGTGAACGGGTTCCCTGGAATTTCTGATTTCCTGTACGGGCACATGGAGGAGGAACGCAAGCACATGTTTAAATTCCTCAAATACATCAACGATCGCGGAGGGCACGCCCGCGTTACGGCAATCGACGCGCCCCCGTCGGATCCCAAAGACATGGGCGATTGCCTGCGAAAAGCTCTCGAACACGAGATCGACAACTCCCAGAAGATCGATGAAATCGTGCATCTTGCTCATGAGGAACGAGATTGGGCCACATTCAATTTTGGGCAATGGTTCGTTAAGGAACAAATCGAAGAGGAAACGCTCGTGAACGATCTGCTCGACAAGTACAATTTGGCGACGGGCCACGCAGATGGTCACGGGCAGATTTACGAATTCGACCGCGATGCTGCGAGTTCGCCCCAGGAGGCTACCCTGCCGCGAGAGGAAGAGTTCTAG
- a CDS encoding AMP-binding protein: MLRNPASAAQVTSHWPSLPHLLSGQAQRHPDRLALTFVEDDGRHRTLTYAGLHDRVMELCGRIGEVMGERSPPEISGRDKLPDEIMEPHSGERAILLFPPGLEFIIGFFACQYSGLVPVPTCFPKRGRAMPRLESAVHDCAPKLLLADAETLAGIDPNRVNAAVNSLPSVATDAIGGDQWTADVSARLALIKTTDLGLLQYTSGSTSEPKGVMVSHANLLANLESIRRAFGLHRSDRADEPHCSAVFWLPPFHDMGLIGGILEAVFLGGHTTLMSPRSFLAKPIRWLEAIAQSGATISGAPNFAFELCLDRISRDQAAGLDLSRWNVAFCGAEPIAVETLDRFAAHFAVAGFRSNAFIPCYGLAEATLLVASSRGSSIVPRLLVDRDDLSRGRATPVPDHHPPNQTRTIVSCGEPCAGMQIEIIAPDRRTRLDEGQIGEIWLQGESIAQGYWKREGVNSHQFDAHIANDDCAGGFLRTGDLGFIRDGSLYVTGRSKDVIILRGRNHFPQDIEATVQRALGDDMVKCVALATNAYVGEALSIVVELPRHIDGTLLPNLVRRVRRQVIEEHEIDPRQVVLTRPAAIPVTTSGKVQRSACRQMLESDEIPTLYDWSRSILIDQGVSEQLPALPQRVDEDSRDAASQQIQAWMMAWLIHRSGMDPRDVGPETRFTDHGLDSMAAVELSGELDDWLGVELTPAVAWNHPTPATLAAYLADEMAKATPH, translated from the coding sequence ATGCTTCGGAATCCGGCCTCGGCTGCTCAAGTGACGTCCCATTGGCCGTCGTTACCGCATCTGCTCAGTGGGCAGGCTCAACGACACCCTGATCGTCTCGCGTTAACCTTCGTCGAAGATGATGGTCGTCATCGGACATTGACCTACGCAGGCCTGCACGACCGCGTCATGGAGCTCTGCGGGCGAATTGGGGAGGTGATGGGAGAGCGAAGTCCGCCTGAGATTTCTGGGCGTGATAAGTTGCCCGACGAGATCATGGAGCCGCATTCGGGAGAGCGGGCGATCTTACTGTTTCCCCCAGGCCTGGAATTCATCATTGGTTTTTTTGCGTGCCAGTACAGTGGGCTAGTGCCGGTGCCTACCTGTTTTCCAAAACGGGGCCGGGCGATGCCGCGGTTGGAATCCGCCGTTCATGATTGTGCACCGAAACTGCTTCTCGCCGATGCCGAAACACTGGCTGGTATCGATCCCAACCGAGTCAACGCGGCGGTGAACTCGCTACCCTCAGTGGCGACCGATGCGATCGGAGGCGATCAGTGGACGGCTGATGTTTCCGCCAGGTTGGCTCTGATTAAGACCACAGATTTAGGACTGCTTCAGTATACCAGCGGTTCGACGAGCGAACCGAAAGGCGTCATGGTTTCGCACGCGAATTTATTGGCTAATCTAGAATCGATTCGCCGCGCTTTTGGTCTGCACCGGAGTGATCGTGCCGATGAACCTCATTGTTCGGCTGTATTTTGGTTGCCACCGTTTCACGACATGGGATTGATCGGTGGAATTCTCGAGGCTGTTTTCCTCGGCGGTCATACGACCCTGATGTCCCCACGTTCATTCCTGGCCAAGCCGATTCGATGGCTTGAGGCAATTGCCCAATCAGGTGCGACAATTAGTGGAGCTCCTAATTTTGCGTTCGAATTATGTTTGGATCGAATTAGCCGTGACCAAGCCGCTGGGCTCGATTTGAGCCGCTGGAATGTCGCGTTTTGTGGCGCCGAGCCCATTGCTGTCGAAACGCTCGACCGATTCGCTGCTCATTTTGCAGTCGCGGGCTTCCGGAGCAATGCCTTCATTCCATGTTACGGCTTGGCCGAAGCTACCTTGTTGGTTGCCAGCAGTCGCGGCAGCTCCATCGTGCCTCGCCTCCTGGTTGATCGCGACGATTTATCTCGCGGGCGCGCCACGCCGGTCCCTGACCATCATCCGCCAAACCAGACGCGGACTATTGTCAGTTGTGGCGAGCCCTGCGCCGGCATGCAGATCGAGATCATTGCGCCCGATCGCCGAACCCGTCTCGACGAAGGTCAAATTGGCGAAATCTGGTTGCAGGGCGAGTCCATTGCCCAAGGGTACTGGAAACGTGAGGGCGTCAACTCCCATCAGTTCGACGCACATATCGCCAATGACGATTGTGCGGGTGGCTTTCTACGCACGGGCGACCTCGGTTTCATTCGCGATGGTAGCCTGTATGTAACCGGCCGCTCGAAAGATGTAATCATTCTACGTGGGCGAAATCACTTTCCGCAGGACATCGAAGCCACCGTTCAACGGGCGCTTGGTGATGACATGGTGAAATGCGTTGCTCTGGCCACGAACGCCTACGTTGGTGAAGCACTGTCGATCGTCGTCGAGCTTCCACGTCATATCGATGGTACGCTCCTTCCGAACCTCGTACGTCGCGTGCGAAGGCAGGTGATTGAGGAGCACGAGATCGATCCGCGGCAAGTCGTGTTGACTCGTCCCGCTGCGATTCCCGTTACCACAAGCGGAAAGGTTCAGCGGTCGGCGTGTCGTCAGATGCTCGAATCCGATGAGATTCCCACCCTCTATGACTGGTCGCGTTCGATACTGATCGACCAGGGGGTCTCCGAGCAATTGCCGGCATTGCCGCAGCGAGTTGACGAGGACTCTCGCGACGCTGCGAGCCAACAGATCCAAGCCTGGATGATGGCTTGGCTGATCCATCGGAGCGGGATGGATCCGCGAGATGTCGGCCCCGAAACCCGCTTTACCGATCACGGGCTCGATTCCATGGCGGCAGTGGAGTTAAGCGGCGAACTGGACGATTGGCTTGGAGTTGAGCTGACACCTGCGGTAGCTTGGAACCATCCCACTCCCGCAACGTTGGCCGCCTATCTGGCCGATGAAATGGCGAAAGCGACACCGCACTAA
- a CDS encoding tRNA-uridine aminocarboxypropyltransferase, with protein MQPTSNRCLRCFRPHPLCFCDCITQIEHRTSVVILQHRRERFHPFNTARIVSESLQQCQLLVAYNDELAQQFETLTLHDDVGLLYPGPHSELLSELPPPRRPSQLVVLDGTWHQAKTLYRDIPRLHELPQYRLAPTSPGRYRIRREPNEHALSTLEATVAALMDLEPENEALAGLTKVFDRMIGDQLRETTTNWRQNSRRRRGSANVPRILTGDLKNIVVAYGERESGLPRPIYWNAMRLGNGERFACAIESDAFEDDQLMHHLRLDRHVVKNAVSMDEFCKRWRAFVRTGDRIALQHHGTADLLRSVGADFVPKVILKSINVPASIKKKNPTQSSPEGSRAQERLQTAVDYVYRLNAMYRDSASPIVIPD; from the coding sequence ATGCAACCGACCTCCAACCGCTGCCTCCGCTGTTTCCGCCCTCACCCACTCTGCTTTTGCGATTGCATTACGCAGATTGAGCACCGTACGTCGGTGGTTATTCTGCAGCATCGACGTGAGCGATTTCATCCGTTCAATACGGCCAGAATCGTCAGTGAGTCACTGCAACAGTGTCAACTTTTAGTCGCTTACAACGATGAACTTGCTCAGCAATTTGAGACGCTGACACTTCACGATGATGTTGGTTTACTTTATCCGGGCCCCCACTCCGAATTGCTGAGTGAACTGCCGCCGCCGCGTCGGCCGAGCCAATTGGTCGTCCTCGATGGGACGTGGCACCAAGCCAAGACGCTTTATCGCGACATCCCTCGGCTGCACGAGCTCCCACAGTATCGACTGGCCCCGACATCACCTGGCCGTTACCGGATTCGTCGAGAGCCGAACGAACACGCCCTCTCCACGCTCGAAGCGACCGTTGCAGCCTTAATGGATCTCGAACCTGAAAATGAAGCATTGGCCGGCTTAACGAAAGTCTTCGACCGCATGATCGGTGATCAGTTGAGGGAGACGACCACCAATTGGCGTCAGAACTCGCGTCGTCGGCGAGGGTCGGCGAATGTCCCACGCATTCTAACGGGTGACTTGAAGAATATCGTGGTCGCCTACGGAGAACGCGAGTCGGGCCTGCCTCGCCCGATTTACTGGAACGCGATGCGACTCGGAAACGGAGAACGCTTTGCCTGTGCGATCGAGTCAGATGCCTTTGAGGATGACCAATTGATGCATCACCTCCGCCTCGATCGCCATGTTGTGAAGAATGCCGTTAGCATGGATGAGTTTTGCAAACGGTGGCGAGCTTTCGTGCGCACTGGAGATCGCATTGCGCTGCAGCACCATGGGACTGCGGATCTGCTGCGCAGTGTCGGCGCTGATTTCGTGCCAAAGGTGATCCTGAAGTCCATCAACGTGCCGGCTTCCATCAAGAAAAAAAATCCTACACAGTCCTCGCCGGAGGGTTCGCGTGCTCAGGAGCGGCTGCAGACGGCCGTCGATTACGTGTACCGGCTCAACGCGATGTATCGTGACTCAGCATCGCCAATTGTAATACCCGATTAA